Proteins found in one Oncorhynchus gorbuscha isolate QuinsamMale2020 ecotype Even-year linkage group LG15, OgorEven_v1.0, whole genome shotgun sequence genomic segment:
- the LOC123996551 gene encoding volume-regulated anion channel subunit LRRC8B-like, whose protein sequence is MLSEGELKDFAQGQSLYRVLQPWWDVFSHYLSIMMFSIGTLGGTLQVTLRKIVCVPCQMTSDDFCVVFNHRGTALRNATTEASFPLLPKGLYKLDLQQYAYVDAVCYEKQLHWFAKFFPYVVMLETLALVIISNLWFKYPSTSSRLMHFVSILHKCCDSPWTTRALSGTVAEQGGAQPSMSMCSPALQASSTSDCSSRRPMGTEFLSVLDKKEGEQAKAIFEKVKKLKVHVEDKDIIYHLYMRQIVTKIVFLLFTLAYIPYAASHILFDVDCVVDSQAALMPFQPFHCVHSLATIFWLLSLVYTVLMVIYSLTCFYSFWWMMRNSLREYSFDSVREESSFSDIPDVKNDFAFILHLLDQYNPLFSKRFAVFLSEVSEKKLRQLNLNYMWPLEKLTQKVMRNAQDQIELHLMLLSGIPEAVFDIRELEVLKLQLIPDPRLTQKLTQLGNLREIWLDHSPATVDLMALGFLSENLRILRMKFTEVEQAPWWVFSLRNLTELYLYGNMFNQDNTTFVNSLPKLKNLKVLFIKCTITAMPKVITNSIPSIQKLSVDNEGTQLSVLQSLKMMSQLTCLELPNCDLQRIPSPIFSLKNLQEIDLKGNNLKTIEEIVSFQHLPKLSVLKLKYNSITDIPVHVGVLGNLEQLHLGHNLISCMPPQLFLCSRLYLLDLSHNKLSAIPIEIQELKRLQLLNVSNNNIDHLPEGMFQCKTLQSLLLGHNNLSVLPHQVGELTNLVVLDLRGNQLESLPAELEECHSLMPSGLLVEEGLLNSLPPSVKEGFQRPDKEYLGKMEAEGVGNALTCNPIICNTAGHGDTACSVIYSM, encoded by the exons ATGCTCTCAGAAGGTGAGCTGAAGGACTTTGCCCAGGGCCAGTCCCTGTACCGTGTTCTCCAGCCCTGGTGGGATGTCTTCAGTCACTACCTATCCATCATGATGTTCTCAATCGGAACCCTCGGAGGAACTCTGCAG GTCACCCTCCGCAAGATCGTCTGCGTCCCCTGTCAGATGACATCAGATGACTTCTGTGTGGTTTTTAACCATAGAGGCACCGCATTAAGGAATGCCACTACTGAAGCcagcttccctctcctccccaaggGCCTTTACAAGCTAGATCTTCAGCAGTATGCTTACGTTGACGCCGTGTGCTACGAAAAACAACTCCACTGGTTCGCCAAGTTCTTCCCCTACGTGGTGATGCTAGAGACTCTGGCTCTTGTGATTATAAGTAACTTGTGGTTCAAGTACCCTAGCACCAGCTCCAGACTCATGCACTTTGTCTCCATTCTACACAAATGCTGTGACTCTCCCTGGACCACCCGGGCCTTGTCCGGGACAGTGGCAGAGCAGGGTGGGGCCCAGCCCTCAATGAGCATGTGCAGTCCTGCTCTCCAGGCCTCTTCAACATCAGACTGTAGCAGCAGAAGGCCGATGGGGACAGAGTTTCTTAGCGTTTTAGACAAAAAGGAAGGTGAGCAGGCCAAAGCTATCTTTGAGAAGGTGAAGAAATTGAAAGTACATGTGGAGGACAAAGACATCATTTATCACTTGTATATGAGGCAGATAGTCACCAAGATTGTGTTTCTGCTCTTCACCTTGGCCTATATCCCTTACGCAGCCTCACATATCCTGTTTGACGTTGACTGTGTGGTAGATTCCCAAGCGGCGCTGATGCCGTTTCAGCCCTTTCACTGTGTTCACTCACTGGCCACCATTTTCTGGCTCCTCTCCTTGGTTTACACAGTACTGATGGTCATTTACAGCTTGACTTGCTTCTACAGCTTCTGGTGGATGATGAGAAACTCTCTCAGGGAGTACTCCTTTGACTcagtgagggaggagagcagCTTTAGCGACATCCCCGATGTCAAGAATGACTTCGCCTTCATCCTCCACCTCCTGGACCAGTATAACCCTCTGTTCTCTAAACGCTTTGCAGTCTTCCTCTCAGAGGTCAGTGAGAAGAAACTGAGGCAGCTCAACCTGAACTACATGTGGCCTTTGGAGAAGCTGACCCAGAAGGTGATGCGTAACGCTCAGGACCAGATAGAGCTCCATCTCATGCTCCTCAGCGGCATCCCAGAGGCCGTGTTCGATATCAGGGAGCTAGAGGTGCTCAAGCTGCAGCTGATACCGGATCCTAGGCTCACGCAGAAGCTTACGCAGCTGGGGAACCTGAGAGAGATCTGGCTGGATCATTCTCCTGCCACCGTAGACCTCATGGCTCTGGGGTTTCTCTCTGAGAACCTGAGGATCCTGAGGATGAAGTTCACAGAGGTGGAACAGGCTCCCTGGTGGGTTTTCAGTTTGCGTAACCTGACTGAGCTCTATCTGTACGGAAATATGTTCAATCAGGACAACACAACGTTCGTCAACAGCCTACCCAAGCTCAAGAATCTGAAGGTGTTATTCATCAAGTGCACCATCACCGCCATGCCGAAAGTGATTACCAACTCAATACCCTCGATACAGAAGCTTTCCGTCGACAACGAAGGCACCCAACTCTCTGTCCTGCAGAGTCTGAAAATGATGTCACAGCTCACCTGCTTGGAGCTACCGAACTGTGATCTCCAGCGGATACCGAGTCCTATCTTCAGCCTGAAGAACCTGCAAGAAATAGACCTCAAAGGGAACAACCTCAAAACCATTGAGGAGATCGTCAGTTTCCAGCACCTTCCCAAGCTCTCTGTCCTGAAGCTGAAGTACAACAGTATCACTGACATCCCTGTCCACGTCGGCGTGCTGGGCAACCTGGAGCAGCTTCATCTGGGTCATAACCTCATCAGCTGCATGCCACCGCAGCTGTTCCTGTGCAGCAGACTCTATCTGCTAGATCTCAGTCACAACAAGCTGTCTGCCATTCCTATTGAAATACAGGAACTGAAGAGACTGCAGCTCCTCAATGTGTCTAACAATAAT ATTGACCATCTCCCAGAAGGGATGTTCCAGTGTAAGACCCTCCAGTCCCTACTGCTAGGTCACAACAACCTGTCAGTGCTCCCCCACCAG GTGGGTGAGCTGACCAACCTGGTGGTGTTGGACCTGAGGGGGAACCAGCTGGAGAGCCTTCCTGCCGAGCTGGAGGAGTGCCACAGCCTGATGCCTAGTGGACTGCTGGTAGAGGAGGGGCTGCTCAACTCTCTGCCCCCCAGTGTCAAGGAGGGCTTCCAGAGGCCTGATAAGGAGTACCTGGGGAAAATGGAGGCTGAAGGAGTGGGAAATGCTCTCACCTGTAACCCCATTATCTGTAATACAGCAGGACATGGAGATACGGCCTGCAGCGTGATATACTCCATGTGA